A region from the Salidesulfovibrio onnuriiensis genome encodes:
- the gatC gene encoding Asp-tRNA(Asn)/Glu-tRNA(Gln) amidotransferase subunit GatC: MKISPEEVAKVAKLARLDLAEDKIELFAGQLDDILNYMDKLGELDTSEVEPLYSPVQHTTVLRADEVRKDYTREEVLSNAPEQDGQFFIVPRIV; this comes from the coding sequence ATGAAAATCAGCCCCGAAGAAGTTGCCAAGGTGGCCAAGCTGGCCCGCCTGGACCTGGCCGAGGACAAGATCGAGTTGTTCGCGGGCCAGTTGGACGACATCCTCAACTACATGGACAAGCTGGGCGAACTGGACACCTCCGAGGTGGAGCCCCTGTACAGCCCGGTGCAGCACACCACGGTGCTGCGCGCGGACGAGGTCCGCAAGGACTACACCCGCGAGGAGGTGCTTTCCAACGCGCCCGAGCAGGACGGCCAGTTCTTCATTGTCCCCAGAATCGTTTAA
- the gatA gene encoding Asp-tRNA(Asn)/Glu-tRNA(Gln) amidotransferase subunit GatA: MSDIHCMTLTEIAAKLQARELSVEYVVQSCLDRIESTEPRVQALLSVQAEEALAQARAMDEAGPDADKPLWGVPLVLKDLLTTKGAPTTCASRILENFVPFYDGTVVERLRNAGAVLLGKANMDEFAMGSSTENSAFQRTTNPWDMDRVPGGSSGGSGATVAACQCYGALGTDTGGSIRTPASFCGIVGLKPTYGRVSRFGMVAYGSSLDQIGPMTRSVEDCARMLQVIAGHDPKDSTSVDVEVPDYLAGLGSGDLSGVKIGMPEEYWGEGLSPEVEKACRAAMAKAEELGATTVPVKLSYTDYAIATYYIIAMAEASSNLSRFDGVRYGYRNKEADELIDMYTRSRTEGFGDEVQRRIIMGTYVLSSGYYDAYYRKAAQVRRLIREDFDKAFTQCDFIAGPVCPTTAFRIGEKADPLQMYLIDIFTISLNLAGLPGMSLPVGLGENSQMPVGLQLMGPAFSEAGMLSVADALERALPPMPVPEM; this comes from the coding sequence ATGTCCGATATACATTGCATGACATTGACTGAGATTGCCGCGAAGCTTCAGGCTCGCGAGCTGTCCGTGGAGTACGTGGTCCAGTCCTGCCTGGATCGCATCGAATCCACCGAGCCCCGGGTGCAGGCCCTGCTTTCCGTGCAGGCCGAGGAAGCCCTGGCCCAGGCCCGGGCCATGGACGAGGCCGGCCCCGATGCGGACAAGCCCCTGTGGGGCGTGCCGCTGGTGCTCAAGGACCTGCTGACCACCAAGGGAGCGCCCACCACCTGCGCCTCCAGAATCCTGGAAAACTTCGTGCCGTTTTACGACGGTACCGTTGTGGAGCGGCTGCGCAATGCCGGGGCCGTGCTGCTGGGCAAGGCCAACATGGACGAGTTCGCCATGGGCTCCTCCACGGAAAACTCCGCCTTCCAGCGCACCACTAACCCCTGGGACATGGACCGCGTCCCGGGCGGTTCCTCGGGCGGTTCCGGCGCAACTGTGGCCGCCTGCCAGTGCTATGGCGCGTTGGGCACGGATACCGGCGGTTCCATCCGCACCCCTGCCTCCTTCTGCGGCATCGTGGGGCTCAAGCCCACCTATGGCCGCGTGTCCCGGTTCGGAATGGTCGCCTATGGCTCCTCCCTGGACCAGATCGGCCCCATGACCCGTTCCGTGGAGGACTGCGCGCGCATGCTGCAGGTCATTGCCGGGCACGATCCCAAGGATTCCACCTCGGTTGACGTGGAAGTGCCGGACTACCTGGCCGGGCTCGGCAGCGGCGACCTTTCCGGCGTGAAGATCGGCATGCCCGAGGAATACTGGGGCGAGGGCCTTTCCCCGGAAGTGGAAAAGGCCTGCCGCGCGGCGATGGCCAAGGCCGAGGAACTGGGCGCCACCACCGTGCCCGTCAAGCTTTCCTACACGGACTACGCCATAGCCACCTATTACATCATCGCCATGGCCGAGGCTTCCTCCAACCTGTCGCGCTTCGACGGCGTGCGCTACGGCTACCGCAACAAGGAAGCCGACGAGCTCATCGACATGTACACCCGCAGCCGCACCGAAGGGTTCGGCGACGAGGTGCAGCGCCGCATCATCATGGGCACCTACGTGCTCTCCAGCGGCTATTACGACGCCTATTACCGCAAGGCCGCCCAGGTGCGCCGCCTGATCCGCGAGGATTTCGACAAGGCGTTCACCCAGTGCGACTTCATTGCCGGGCCGGTCTGTCCGACCACGGCGTTCCGCATCGGGGAGAAGGCCGATCCCCTGCAGATGTATCTCATCGACATCTTCACCATCTCGCTCAACCTGGCCGGGCTACCGGGCATGAGCCTGCCCGTGGGGCTCGGCGAAAACAGCCAGATGCCCGTGGGGCTGCAGCTCATGGGGCCTGCCTTCTCCGAGGCCGGAATGCTCTCCGTGGCCGACGCCCTGGAGCGCGCCCTGCCGCCCATGCCCGTGCCCGAGATGTAG
- a CDS encoding flavodoxin family protein, which translates to MKRTCRVLAINGSHRSEKGFTQIVLDRFLEGAESARAHPEVLYPSREKITPCSACGKCMFETPGECMFHDAMETIIPKMQEADILVFACPVYFDSLPSNMQKMIERLRVTLDARFEFRNGRTYHLKRDGTPKTVVNLLTAGNPERESFTSTSRVLARIIDNMGWTPAGTVAFPASHLLATEPERLAEQLNAVAMCGREIVSKGEINAETLQAANRQYIDSPKEMVQDMTRMIVRMREENRARP; encoded by the coding sequence ATGAAAAGGACATGCAGGGTTCTGGCGATCAACGGCAGCCACCGGTCTGAAAAGGGCTTCACCCAGATCGTGCTGGACAGGTTTCTCGAAGGGGCCGAATCCGCCCGCGCTCACCCGGAGGTGCTCTACCCTTCCAGGGAGAAGATCACTCCCTGCTCCGCCTGCGGGAAATGCATGTTCGAAACACCCGGGGAATGCATGTTCCATGACGCCATGGAGACGATCATTCCCAAGATGCAGGAGGCGGACATTCTCGTGTTTGCCTGCCCGGTCTATTTCGATTCCCTGCCGAGCAACATGCAGAAGATGATCGAGCGCCTCAGGGTGACGCTCGACGCCCGTTTCGAATTCAGGAACGGGAGGACATATCACCTGAAAAGAGACGGCACCCCGAAAACGGTTGTCAACCTGCTGACCGCAGGCAACCCCGAGAGGGAATCCTTCACCTCCACCAGCAGGGTCCTGGCCCGCATCATCGACAACATGGGCTGGACTCCCGCTGGAACGGTCGCCTTTCCGGCGTCTCATCTTCTGGCCACCGAACCGGAGCGTCTCGCCGAACAGCTCAATGCCGTGGCAATGTGCGGCAGGGAAATCGTCTCAAAGGGAGAGATCAACGCCGAGACCCTTCAGGCGGCCAACCGCCAATACATCGACAGCCCAAAGGAAATGGTCCAGGACATGACCCGGATGATAGTGCGCATGCGAGAAGAAAATCGGGCCCGGCCCTAA
- a CDS encoding MarR family winged helix-turn-helix transcriptional regulator produces the protein MKLQGAETMGRFIAMLHRMANLYLGQELSHMNIGSGQYIYLAELFTRNGQSQDELTRKIYVDKANTARALKRLEDTGYVRRAMDENDKRVKRAYLNAPALKIEDEFWAILTKWSDVLTQGIPQARQRQLMEDLKTMMGNAAKHLESKT, from the coding sequence ATGAAATTGCAAGGCGCGGAAACAATGGGCCGGTTCATAGCCATGCTCCACCGGATGGCAAACCTGTATCTGGGGCAAGAGCTTTCCCATATGAATATCGGTTCGGGCCAATACATATATCTTGCAGAACTCTTTACCCGGAACGGACAGAGCCAGGACGAGCTGACCCGCAAGATCTATGTGGACAAGGCCAACACGGCGCGGGCCCTGAAACGGCTTGAGGATACGGGATATGTGCGCAGGGCAATGGATGAAAACGACAAGCGGGTGAAACGCGCCTACCTGAACGCCCCCGCACTGAAAATCGAGGACGAATTCTGGGCCATCCTCACGAAATGGAGCGACGTCCTGACGCAGGGCATTCCGCAGGCACGGCAGCGGCAATTGATGGAGGACCTCAAGACCATGATGGGCAATGCCGCAAAACATCTTGAGAGCAAGACATGA